Proteins found in one Ovis aries strain OAR_USU_Benz2616 breed Rambouillet chromosome 19, ARS-UI_Ramb_v3.0, whole genome shotgun sequence genomic segment:
- the UROC1 gene encoding urocanate hydratase isoform X1 encodes MCSLQALCSGLPLRPLPENRGRRAGVPHAPVRTPGLSPREEQLALKNALRYFPPDVQEVLAPEFAQELRLYGHVYMYRFCPDLEMRAYPVEQYPCRTRAAAAIMLMIMNNLDPAVAQFPQELVTYGGNGQVFSNWAQFWLTMSYLAQMTEEQTLAMYSGHPLGLFPSSPEAPRLVITNGMVIPNYSSRTDYEKLFAMGVTMYGQMTAGSYCYIGPQGIVHGTVLTVLNAGRRYLGLQDLAGKVFVTSGLGGMSGAQAKAAVIVGCIGVIAEVDGAALMKRHRQGWLMEVTDSLDHCIGRLREARKRREVLSLGYHGNVVDLWERLVHELDTTGELLVDLGSDQTSCHNPFNGGYYPVQLSFAEAQSLMASDPTAFKGLVQESLRRHVSAINRLAREHFFFWDYGNAFLLEAQRAGADVGKPGANRTEFRYPSYVQHIMGDIFSQGFGPFRWVCTSGDPQDLAVTDRLATSALEEIVAAGVTPAVKLQYVDNIRWIREAAKHQLVVGSQARILYSDQKGRVAIALAFNQAIARGELKAPVVLSRDHHDVSGTDSPFRETSNIYDGSAFCADMAVQNFVGDAIRGATWVALHNGGGVGWGEVINGGFGLVLDGTEDAERKARRVLSWDVANGVSDRQHPPRLSPVQTADPPPSGKVARRCWSGSPTAYEVICQTMREDSGVVVTLPHAVADERVLQALRL; translated from the exons ATGTGCAGCCTCCAAGCGCTGTGCTCTGGCCTGCCCCTGAGACCCCTCCCGGAGAACCGGGGCCGGCGGGCCGGGGTGCCCCACGCCCCAGTCAGGACCCCCGGCCTCAGCCCCCGTGAGGAGCAG CTGGCGCTGAAGAACGCCCTCCGCTACTTCCCCCCGGACGTCCAGGAGGTGCTGGCCCCCGAGTTCGCCCAGGAGCTGCGGCTCTACGGCCACGTCTACATGTACCGCTTCTGCCCCGACCTGGAGATGAG GGCCTACCCGGTGGAGCAATATCCCTGCCGGACGAGGGCGGCTGCAGCCATCATGCTCATGATCATGAACAACCTGGACCCAGCCGTGGCACAG TTTCCCCAGGAGCTCGTGACCTACGGAGGAAACGGGCAGGTGTTCAGCAACTGGGCGCAG TTCTGGCTGACAATGTCCTACTTGGCCCAAATGACGGAGGAGCAGACGCTGGCCATGTACAGCGGACACCCGCTTGGCCTTTTCCCCAGCAGCCCCGAGGCCCCCAGGCTGGTCATCACCAATGGGATG GTCATTCCCAACTACTCCTCCAGGACAGACTACGAGAAGCTCTTTGCCATGGGGGTTACCAT GTACGGCCAGATGACGGCAGGCAGTTACTGCTACATCGGCCCCCAGGGCATCGTCCATGGCACGGTG CTCACTGTGCTGAACGCGGGGCGGCGCTACCTAGGGCTCCAGGACCTGGCGGGCAAGGTCTTTGTCACCTCCGGGCTGGGCGGCATGAGTGGGGCTCAGGCCAAAGCTGCTGTCATCGTGGGGTGCATCGGTGTGATCGCAGAG GTGGATGGCGCGGCGCTCATGAAACGCCACAGGCAAGGCTGGCTGATGGAAGTGACTGACAGCTTGGACCACTGTATCGGAAGACTCAG GGAAgcaaggaagaggagggaggtgcTCAGCCTCGGTTACCATGGCAACGTGGTGGACCTCTG GGAGCGCCTGGTCCATGAACTGGACACGACGGGGGAACTCCTGGTGGACCTGGGCTCCGACCAGACGTCCTGCCACAACCCGTTCAACGGTGGCTACTACCCTGTACAGCTGAGCTTCGCAGAGGCCCAGAGCCTCATGGCCTCTGACCCCACTGCCTTCAAAGGCCTGGTCCAGGAGAG CCTGCGGAGGCACGTGTCAGCCATCAACAGGCTGGCCCGGGAGCACTTCTTCTTTTGGGACTACGGCAACGCCTTCctcctggaggcccagagagccg GGGCCGACGTGGGGAAGCCGGGCGCCAACAGGACAGAGTTCCGCTACCCTTCCTACGTCCAGCACATCATGGG GGACATCTTCTCCCAGGGCTTTGGGCCCTTCCGCTGGGTGTGCACCTCGGGGGACCCCCAGGACCTGGCGGTCACAGATCGGCTGGCCACGTCTGCGTTGGAGGAGATTGTTGCTGCCGGAG TGACCCCGGCTGTGAAGCTCCAGTACGtggacaacatccgctggatccgGGAGGCTGCCAAGCACCAGCTG GTGGTGGGCTCCCAGGCCAGGATCCTGTACTCGGACCAGAAAGGCCGTGTGGCCATCGCCCTGGCCTTCAACCAAGCCATCGCCCGTGGGGAGCTCAAG GCGCCGGTGGTCCTGAGCCGAGACCACCATGACGTAAGTGGCACCGACAGCCCCTTTCGGGAGACCTCCAACATTTACGACGGCTCTGCCTTCTGTGCAG ACATGGCTGTGCAGAACTTCGTGGGCGACGCGATCCGTGGGGCCACCTGGGTCGCCCTGCACAACGGCGGGGGCGTTGGCTG GGGCGAGGTGATCAACGGGGGCTTTGGCCTCGTGCTGGATGGGACTGAGGACGCTGAGCGGAAGGCCAGGCGGGTGCTTAGCTGGGACGTTGCCAACGGAGTGAGTGACCGCCAGCATCCCCCAAGGCTCTCCCCTGTGCAGACTGCAGACCCTCCTCCTTCCGGAAAG gtAGCCCGCCGCTGCTGGTCCGGGAGCCCCACAGCCTACGAGGTCATCTGCCAGACGATGCGGGAGGACAGTGGCGTGGTGGTGACGCTGCCGCACGCAGTGGCGGATGAGCGTGTGCTCCAGGCCCTGCGGCTGTGA
- the UROC1 gene encoding urocanate hydratase isoform X2 has product MCSLQALCSGLPLRPLPENRGRRAGVPHAPVRTPGLSPREEQLALKNALRYFPPDVQEVLAPEFAQELRLYGHVYMYRFCPDLEMRAYPVEQYPCRTRAAAAIMLMIMNNLDPAVAQFPQELVTYGGNGQVFSNWAQFWLTMSYLAQMTEEQTLAMYSGHPLGLFPSSPEAPRLVITNGMVIPNYSSRTDYEKLFAMGVTMYGQMTAGSYCYIGPQGIVHGTVLTVLNAGRRYLGLQDLAGKVFVTSGLGGMSGAQAKAAVIVGCIGVIAEVDGAALMKRHRQGWLMEVTDSLDHCIGRLREARKRREVLSLGYHGNVVDLWERLVHELDTTGELLVDLGSDQTSCHNPFNGGYYPVQLSFAEAQSLMASDPTAFKGLVQESLRRHVSAINRLAREHFFFWDYGNAFLLEAQRAGADVGKPGANRTEFRYPSYVQHIMGDIFSQGFGPFRWVCTSGDPQDLAVTDRLATSALEEIVAAGVTPAVKLQYVDNIRWIREAAKHQLVVGSQARILYSDQKGRVAIALAFNQAIARGELKAPVVLSRDHHDVSGTDSPFRETSNIYDGSAFCADMAVQNFVGDAIRGATWVALHNGGGVGWGEVINGGFGLVLDGTEDAERKARRVLSWDVANGVARRCWSGSPTAYEVICQTMREDSGVVVTLPHAVADERVLQALRL; this is encoded by the exons ATGTGCAGCCTCCAAGCGCTGTGCTCTGGCCTGCCCCTGAGACCCCTCCCGGAGAACCGGGGCCGGCGGGCCGGGGTGCCCCACGCCCCAGTCAGGACCCCCGGCCTCAGCCCCCGTGAGGAGCAG CTGGCGCTGAAGAACGCCCTCCGCTACTTCCCCCCGGACGTCCAGGAGGTGCTGGCCCCCGAGTTCGCCCAGGAGCTGCGGCTCTACGGCCACGTCTACATGTACCGCTTCTGCCCCGACCTGGAGATGAG GGCCTACCCGGTGGAGCAATATCCCTGCCGGACGAGGGCGGCTGCAGCCATCATGCTCATGATCATGAACAACCTGGACCCAGCCGTGGCACAG TTTCCCCAGGAGCTCGTGACCTACGGAGGAAACGGGCAGGTGTTCAGCAACTGGGCGCAG TTCTGGCTGACAATGTCCTACTTGGCCCAAATGACGGAGGAGCAGACGCTGGCCATGTACAGCGGACACCCGCTTGGCCTTTTCCCCAGCAGCCCCGAGGCCCCCAGGCTGGTCATCACCAATGGGATG GTCATTCCCAACTACTCCTCCAGGACAGACTACGAGAAGCTCTTTGCCATGGGGGTTACCAT GTACGGCCAGATGACGGCAGGCAGTTACTGCTACATCGGCCCCCAGGGCATCGTCCATGGCACGGTG CTCACTGTGCTGAACGCGGGGCGGCGCTACCTAGGGCTCCAGGACCTGGCGGGCAAGGTCTTTGTCACCTCCGGGCTGGGCGGCATGAGTGGGGCTCAGGCCAAAGCTGCTGTCATCGTGGGGTGCATCGGTGTGATCGCAGAG GTGGATGGCGCGGCGCTCATGAAACGCCACAGGCAAGGCTGGCTGATGGAAGTGACTGACAGCTTGGACCACTGTATCGGAAGACTCAG GGAAgcaaggaagaggagggaggtgcTCAGCCTCGGTTACCATGGCAACGTGGTGGACCTCTG GGAGCGCCTGGTCCATGAACTGGACACGACGGGGGAACTCCTGGTGGACCTGGGCTCCGACCAGACGTCCTGCCACAACCCGTTCAACGGTGGCTACTACCCTGTACAGCTGAGCTTCGCAGAGGCCCAGAGCCTCATGGCCTCTGACCCCACTGCCTTCAAAGGCCTGGTCCAGGAGAG CCTGCGGAGGCACGTGTCAGCCATCAACAGGCTGGCCCGGGAGCACTTCTTCTTTTGGGACTACGGCAACGCCTTCctcctggaggcccagagagccg GGGCCGACGTGGGGAAGCCGGGCGCCAACAGGACAGAGTTCCGCTACCCTTCCTACGTCCAGCACATCATGGG GGACATCTTCTCCCAGGGCTTTGGGCCCTTCCGCTGGGTGTGCACCTCGGGGGACCCCCAGGACCTGGCGGTCACAGATCGGCTGGCCACGTCTGCGTTGGAGGAGATTGTTGCTGCCGGAG TGACCCCGGCTGTGAAGCTCCAGTACGtggacaacatccgctggatccgGGAGGCTGCCAAGCACCAGCTG GTGGTGGGCTCCCAGGCCAGGATCCTGTACTCGGACCAGAAAGGCCGTGTGGCCATCGCCCTGGCCTTCAACCAAGCCATCGCCCGTGGGGAGCTCAAG GCGCCGGTGGTCCTGAGCCGAGACCACCATGACGTAAGTGGCACCGACAGCCCCTTTCGGGAGACCTCCAACATTTACGACGGCTCTGCCTTCTGTGCAG ACATGGCTGTGCAGAACTTCGTGGGCGACGCGATCCGTGGGGCCACCTGGGTCGCCCTGCACAACGGCGGGGGCGTTGGCTG GGGCGAGGTGATCAACGGGGGCTTTGGCCTCGTGCTGGATGGGACTGAGGACGCTGAGCGGAAGGCCAGGCGGGTGCTTAGCTGGGACGTTGCCAACGGA gtAGCCCGCCGCTGCTGGTCCGGGAGCCCCACAGCCTACGAGGTCATCTGCCAGACGATGCGGGAGGACAGTGGCGTGGTGGTGACGCTGCCGCACGCAGTGGCGGATGAGCGTGTGCTCCAGGCCCTGCGGCTGTGA
- the UROC1 gene encoding urocanate hydratase isoform X3, which translates to MYRFCPDLEMRAYPVEQYPCRTRAAAAIMLMIMNNLDPAVAQFPQELVTYGGNGQVFSNWAQFWLTMSYLAQMTEEQTLAMYSGHPLGLFPSSPEAPRLVITNGMVIPNYSSRTDYEKLFAMGVTMYGQMTAGSYCYIGPQGIVHGTVLTVLNAGRRYLGLQDLAGKVFVTSGLGGMSGAQAKAAVIVGCIGVIAEVDGAALMKRHRQGWLMEVTDSLDHCIGRLREARKRREVLSLGYHGNVVDLWERLVHELDTTGELLVDLGSDQTSCHNPFNGGYYPVQLSFAEAQSLMASDPTAFKGLVQESLRRHVSAINRLAREHFFFWDYGNAFLLEAQRAGADVGKPGANRTEFRYPSYVQHIMGDIFSQGFGPFRWVCTSGDPQDLAVTDRLATSALEEIVAAGVTPAVKLQYVDNIRWIREAAKHQLVVGSQARILYSDQKGRVAIALAFNQAIARGELKAPVVLSRDHHDVSGTDSPFRETSNIYDGSAFCADMAVQNFVGDAIRGATWVALHNGGGVGWGEVINGGFGLVLDGTEDAERKARRVLSWDVANGVSDRQHPPRLSPVQTADPPPSGKVARRCWSGSPTAYEVICQTMREDSGVVVTLPHAVADERVLQALRL; encoded by the exons ATGTACCGCTTCTGCCCCGACCTGGAGATGAG GGCCTACCCGGTGGAGCAATATCCCTGCCGGACGAGGGCGGCTGCAGCCATCATGCTCATGATCATGAACAACCTGGACCCAGCCGTGGCACAG TTTCCCCAGGAGCTCGTGACCTACGGAGGAAACGGGCAGGTGTTCAGCAACTGGGCGCAG TTCTGGCTGACAATGTCCTACTTGGCCCAAATGACGGAGGAGCAGACGCTGGCCATGTACAGCGGACACCCGCTTGGCCTTTTCCCCAGCAGCCCCGAGGCCCCCAGGCTGGTCATCACCAATGGGATG GTCATTCCCAACTACTCCTCCAGGACAGACTACGAGAAGCTCTTTGCCATGGGGGTTACCAT GTACGGCCAGATGACGGCAGGCAGTTACTGCTACATCGGCCCCCAGGGCATCGTCCATGGCACGGTG CTCACTGTGCTGAACGCGGGGCGGCGCTACCTAGGGCTCCAGGACCTGGCGGGCAAGGTCTTTGTCACCTCCGGGCTGGGCGGCATGAGTGGGGCTCAGGCCAAAGCTGCTGTCATCGTGGGGTGCATCGGTGTGATCGCAGAG GTGGATGGCGCGGCGCTCATGAAACGCCACAGGCAAGGCTGGCTGATGGAAGTGACTGACAGCTTGGACCACTGTATCGGAAGACTCAG GGAAgcaaggaagaggagggaggtgcTCAGCCTCGGTTACCATGGCAACGTGGTGGACCTCTG GGAGCGCCTGGTCCATGAACTGGACACGACGGGGGAACTCCTGGTGGACCTGGGCTCCGACCAGACGTCCTGCCACAACCCGTTCAACGGTGGCTACTACCCTGTACAGCTGAGCTTCGCAGAGGCCCAGAGCCTCATGGCCTCTGACCCCACTGCCTTCAAAGGCCTGGTCCAGGAGAG CCTGCGGAGGCACGTGTCAGCCATCAACAGGCTGGCCCGGGAGCACTTCTTCTTTTGGGACTACGGCAACGCCTTCctcctggaggcccagagagccg GGGCCGACGTGGGGAAGCCGGGCGCCAACAGGACAGAGTTCCGCTACCCTTCCTACGTCCAGCACATCATGGG GGACATCTTCTCCCAGGGCTTTGGGCCCTTCCGCTGGGTGTGCACCTCGGGGGACCCCCAGGACCTGGCGGTCACAGATCGGCTGGCCACGTCTGCGTTGGAGGAGATTGTTGCTGCCGGAG TGACCCCGGCTGTGAAGCTCCAGTACGtggacaacatccgctggatccgGGAGGCTGCCAAGCACCAGCTG GTGGTGGGCTCCCAGGCCAGGATCCTGTACTCGGACCAGAAAGGCCGTGTGGCCATCGCCCTGGCCTTCAACCAAGCCATCGCCCGTGGGGAGCTCAAG GCGCCGGTGGTCCTGAGCCGAGACCACCATGACGTAAGTGGCACCGACAGCCCCTTTCGGGAGACCTCCAACATTTACGACGGCTCTGCCTTCTGTGCAG ACATGGCTGTGCAGAACTTCGTGGGCGACGCGATCCGTGGGGCCACCTGGGTCGCCCTGCACAACGGCGGGGGCGTTGGCTG GGGCGAGGTGATCAACGGGGGCTTTGGCCTCGTGCTGGATGGGACTGAGGACGCTGAGCGGAAGGCCAGGCGGGTGCTTAGCTGGGACGTTGCCAACGGAGTGAGTGACCGCCAGCATCCCCCAAGGCTCTCCCCTGTGCAGACTGCAGACCCTCCTCCTTCCGGAAAG gtAGCCCGCCGCTGCTGGTCCGGGAGCCCCACAGCCTACGAGGTCATCTGCCAGACGATGCGGGAGGACAGTGGCGTGGTGGTGACGCTGCCGCACGCAGTGGCGGATGAGCGTGTGCTCCAGGCCCTGCGGCTGTGA